One Aciduliprofundum boonei T469 genomic region harbors:
- a CDS encoding glycerophosphodiester phosphodiesterase family protein: MLVLGHKGYSAKYPPNTLLSFKKAIEYGADGVELDVWRTKDGEVVVSHDRNLEKVVGVDVDIKKPSYEELQDYKIEGEPIPLLREVYEALPNDAIINVEIKDTDAVKPSLKIAVEFDALDRTLFSSFNIKALKILRKLNKEARIGILVGGLNEVFTIPSHIYSVKANYLNIPHQISGVGEFTARALIHFYRLFGVRVAIWTPNSPDDLQLFEGLYEMVITDEVEKMVKYRDELQ, from the coding sequence ATGCTTGTTCTCGGGCATAAAGGTTATTCAGCAAAGTATCCCCCAAATACACTTTTATCATTTAAAAAGGCCATAGAGTATGGGGCGGATGGAGTAGAATTGGATGTATGGAGAACTAAGGATGGAGAAGTTGTAGTTTCTCACGATAGAAATCTTGAAAAGGTTGTAGGTGTGGATGTGGATATTAAGAAACCAAGCTATGAAGAATTGCAGGATTACAAAATTGAAGGGGAGCCTATACCTCTGCTTAGAGAGGTATACGAAGCTTTGCCAAATGATGCAATAATAAATGTAGAAATAAAGGACACGGATGCAGTCAAACCTTCGCTAAAGATAGCTGTAGAATTTGATGCCCTGGACCGTACACTTTTTTCATCTTTCAACATCAAGGCCCTTAAGATTCTTAGAAAATTAAACAAAGAGGCAAGGATAGGCATTCTTGTCGGGGGCTTAAACGAAGTATTTACAATTCCCTCGCATATATATTCCGTTAAGGCAAATTATCTGAATATTCCTCATCAGATATCCGGGGTGGGTGAGTTCACTGCCAGAGCCCTTATACATTTTTACAGATTGTTTGGAGTAAGAGTTGCAATATGGACCCCAAACTCTCCTGATGATCTGCAATTATTCGAGGGTCTCTATGAGATGGTCATCACAGATGAAGTTGAAAAGATGGTGAAATACAGGGATGAGCTCCAATGA
- a CDS encoding ferritin family protein — protein MLSKIPFDMEKLEELAKEEPDVELVRIGIIAELDAINLYEQLASLAKDKLVRKVFLDIVKEEKEHFGEFMELLRNLDIEIEDALEEGKEEVEEMREE, from the coding sequence ATGCTATCGAAGATACCTTTTGATATGGAAAAATTGGAAGAGCTTGCTAAGGAAGAGCCTGATGTAGAGCTTGTGCGTATAGGCATAATTGCGGAATTAGATGCTATAAACTTATACGAGCAGCTTGCGTCGTTGGCCAAGGATAAGCTAGTACGCAAAGTGTTCTTGGACATAGTGAAGGAGGAGAAAGAGCATTTTGGAGAGTTTATGGAACTGCTCCGTAATTTGGATATTGAAATAGAAGATGCTCTTGAAGAGGGAAAGGAAGAAGTTGAAGAAATGAGGGAAGAATAA